A genomic region of Eucalyptus grandis isolate ANBG69807.140 chromosome 5, ASM1654582v1, whole genome shotgun sequence contains the following coding sequences:
- the LOC104445174 gene encoding (-)-germacrene D synthase isoform X1 has product MSLPISATPSSLATQDKSHVVERHSANFHPSIWGDYFLKYASCSCSMENGHDQHAEQEIQKLDDEVKRMLCADADKPSLKLDMIDQIQRLGIAHRFASDIDHVLKQLSETCFVCNNGDRDIDDLYTAALLFRLLRQQGYRVSSDIFNKFKDPSGKFSEKHESDVRGLLSLYEASHLSVHGEDVLDQALSFSLTHLESVKEQLSPPLATQVRHALKQTIRKGVPRLEARQYISMYEEEPLHNEVLLSLAKLDFNRLQKQHQKELFDITRWWMGLDFKRKLPFARDRLVEGYFWIVGVHFEPELAVARRMMTKVIAVTSVLDDIYDVYGTYEELELFTQAIQRWDIDCIHELPEYMQAFYKALINIYVEIEEILACTGKSYCLCYAVEAMKRQARSYFAEAKWLHQQHKPTMDEYMSIALVSSGYPLLAVTSFVGMPDIVTKDDLDWLFNDPKILKASTIICRLMDDLATHKFEQSRGHVDSAVQCYMKQYGVTEQEAENNLRKQVNDSWKDINEECLRPTAVAMPLLMGILNLSRVMDVLYKDGGDHYTNPHIALKDYIHSVLIDPVQ; this is encoded by the exons GAAAATGGCCACGATCAGCATGCGGAACAAGAAATCCAGAAACTGGATGACGAGGTGAAGAGAATGCTATGCGCTGATGCCGACAAGCCGTCCCTGAAACTGGACATGATTGATCAAATACAACGATTAGGCATTGCACACCGCTTCGCAAGTGACATTGATCACGTGTTGAAACAACTTAGTGAGACATGTTTCGTTTGCAACAACGGAGACAGGGATATCGATGACCTCTACACGGCTGCTCTCCTCTTCCGATTGTTGCGACAACAAGGCTACCGAGTTTCTTCTG ACATCTTCAACAAGTTCAAGGACCCCAGTGGAAAGTTCAGTGAGAAACATGAAAGTGACGTAAGGGGACTACTAAGTTTGTACGAAGCTAGCCATTTGAGTGTGCATGGAGAAGATGTTCTGGATCAAGCCCTTTCTTTCAGTTTAACCCATCTCGAATCCGTTAAGGAGCAACTAAGCCCTCCTCTTGCAACACAAGTCCGTCATGCCTTAAAGCAAACAATTCGTAAAGGGGTGCCGAGGCTCGAGGCCAGACAATACATCTCCATGTACGAAGAAGAACCTTTACATAATGAAGTCCTGCTATCACTAGCCAAGTTAGATTTCAACCGCTTGCAGAAGCAACACCAGAAGGAGTTATTTGATATTACAAG GTGGTGGATGGGTTTAGACTTCAAGAGGAAGTTACCATTTGCAAGAGACAGGCTCGTGGAGGGATACTTTTGGATTGTGGGAGTTCATTTTGAGCCCGAATTAGCGGTTGCTAGAAGAATGATGACCAAAGTGATCGCAGTGACTTCAGTTCTTGATGACATATATGATGTCTATGGCACCTATGAAGAGCTAGAGCTCTTTACTCAAGCAATTCAAAG GTGGGACATTGATTGCATACATGAACTTCCAGAGTACATGCAAGCGTTTTACAAAGCACTTATCAATATCTACGTCGAAATTGAAGAAATACTGGCATGCACAGGAAAATCATACTGCCTCTGCTATGCGGTAGAAGCA ATGAAGAGGCAGGCGAGATCCTATTTTGCTGAAGCAAAATGGCTGCACCAACAGCACAAGCCCACCATGGATGAGTACATGTCCATTGCGCTAGTATCAAGTGGTTACCCATTGTTAGCTGTCACGTCCTTTGTGGGAATGCCTGATATCGTCACAAAAGACGATCTAGATTGGTTGTTCAACGACCCAAAGATCCTCAAGGCTTCAACAATCATCTGCAGGCTCATGGATGATTTGGCGACACATAAG TTTGAACAATCAAGAGGACATGTGGACTCGGCCGTGCAATGTTACATGAAGCAATATGGTGTCACAGAACAAGAAGCGGAAAACAACCTTCGCAAGCAAGTGAATGACTCGTGGAAGGACATCAATGAGGAGTGTCTTCGCCCGACTGCTGTCGCAATGCCACTTCTCATGGGAATTCTCAACCTCTCGCGAGTGATGGATGTGTTGTACAAGGATGGTGGAGATCATTATACCAATCCTCATATTGCACTGAAAGATTACATACATTCGGTGCTCATAGACCCAGTGCAATAG
- the LOC104445174 gene encoding (-)-germacrene D synthase isoform X2, protein MLCADADKPSLKLDMIDQIQRLGIAHRFASDIDHVLKQLSETCFVCNNGDRDIDDLYTAALLFRLLRQQGYRVSSDIFNKFKDPSGKFSEKHESDVRGLLSLYEASHLSVHGEDVLDQALSFSLTHLESVKEQLSPPLATQVRHALKQTIRKGVPRLEARQYISMYEEEPLHNEVLLSLAKLDFNRLQKQHQKELFDITRWWMGLDFKRKLPFARDRLVEGYFWIVGVHFEPELAVARRMMTKVIAVTSVLDDIYDVYGTYEELELFTQAIQRWDIDCIHELPEYMQAFYKALINIYVEIEEILACTGKSYCLCYAVEAMKRQARSYFAEAKWLHQQHKPTMDEYMSIALVSSGYPLLAVTSFVGMPDIVTKDDLDWLFNDPKILKASTIICRLMDDLATHKFEQSRGHVDSAVQCYMKQYGVTEQEAENNLRKQVNDSWKDINEECLRPTAVAMPLLMGILNLSRVMDVLYKDGGDHYTNPHIALKDYIHSVLIDPVQ, encoded by the exons ATGCTATGCGCTGATGCCGACAAGCCGTCCCTGAAACTGGACATGATTGATCAAATACAACGATTAGGCATTGCACACCGCTTCGCAAGTGACATTGATCACGTGTTGAAACAACTTAGTGAGACATGTTTCGTTTGCAACAACGGAGACAGGGATATCGATGACCTCTACACGGCTGCTCTCCTCTTCCGATTGTTGCGACAACAAGGCTACCGAGTTTCTTCTG ACATCTTCAACAAGTTCAAGGACCCCAGTGGAAAGTTCAGTGAGAAACATGAAAGTGACGTAAGGGGACTACTAAGTTTGTACGAAGCTAGCCATTTGAGTGTGCATGGAGAAGATGTTCTGGATCAAGCCCTTTCTTTCAGTTTAACCCATCTCGAATCCGTTAAGGAGCAACTAAGCCCTCCTCTTGCAACACAAGTCCGTCATGCCTTAAAGCAAACAATTCGTAAAGGGGTGCCGAGGCTCGAGGCCAGACAATACATCTCCATGTACGAAGAAGAACCTTTACATAATGAAGTCCTGCTATCACTAGCCAAGTTAGATTTCAACCGCTTGCAGAAGCAACACCAGAAGGAGTTATTTGATATTACAAG GTGGTGGATGGGTTTAGACTTCAAGAGGAAGTTACCATTTGCAAGAGACAGGCTCGTGGAGGGATACTTTTGGATTGTGGGAGTTCATTTTGAGCCCGAATTAGCGGTTGCTAGAAGAATGATGACCAAAGTGATCGCAGTGACTTCAGTTCTTGATGACATATATGATGTCTATGGCACCTATGAAGAGCTAGAGCTCTTTACTCAAGCAATTCAAAG GTGGGACATTGATTGCATACATGAACTTCCAGAGTACATGCAAGCGTTTTACAAAGCACTTATCAATATCTACGTCGAAATTGAAGAAATACTGGCATGCACAGGAAAATCATACTGCCTCTGCTATGCGGTAGAAGCA ATGAAGAGGCAGGCGAGATCCTATTTTGCTGAAGCAAAATGGCTGCACCAACAGCACAAGCCCACCATGGATGAGTACATGTCCATTGCGCTAGTATCAAGTGGTTACCCATTGTTAGCTGTCACGTCCTTTGTGGGAATGCCTGATATCGTCACAAAAGACGATCTAGATTGGTTGTTCAACGACCCAAAGATCCTCAAGGCTTCAACAATCATCTGCAGGCTCATGGATGATTTGGCGACACATAAG TTTGAACAATCAAGAGGACATGTGGACTCGGCCGTGCAATGTTACATGAAGCAATATGGTGTCACAGAACAAGAAGCGGAAAACAACCTTCGCAAGCAAGTGAATGACTCGTGGAAGGACATCAATGAGGAGTGTCTTCGCCCGACTGCTGTCGCAATGCCACTTCTCATGGGAATTCTCAACCTCTCGCGAGTGATGGATGTGTTGTACAAGGATGGTGGAGATCATTATACCAATCCTCATATTGCACTGAAAGATTACATACATTCGGTGCTCATAGACCCAGTGCAATAG